Proteins from a genomic interval of Crassostrea angulata isolate pt1a10 chromosome 7, ASM2561291v2, whole genome shotgun sequence:
- the LOC128193113 gene encoding uncharacterized protein LOC128193113 produces MRVDIMRFPQYSDFFSDPPFGFDLFHRRRQNYDAAVREIPVQFDPFSSLHTFRQNRATDNRSAFSDFDGDIPEDFWEPVIRQDKEASKTSNTYKKLKKDRKQLEETSPAFLYLSDDESCDINNSGVSTKSRRKSLSRSIKKSQDAKADEFRSSIPGTCAGSLQAVTNIKKPKIGVSHTADEELEKACDYKSTLETGQSKPECIEVDSLEEAVDYQDLCDFFGCDGSTTQPETSTKSSSSSNILPTPSYPAYDIIRTILKKENRCIDYIEGDGNCFFRSLSKVIYESESCHSELRQAVVDLLEKFPREFEQFIDGSVHEHIKSMRKPGTWATQTEIYVAATLLQRDVYVLSPDHTGEVYRWLLFSPRFSYKEASVYDRCYLTLCHTNGNHYDRIASVDKKCNCGVPPPRMMGIQGAVDLTEEVV; encoded by the coding sequence ATGAGAGTTGACATCATGAGATTTCCACAATATTCGGATTTTTTCTCGGATCCACCTTTTGGATTTGACTTATTTCACAGACGAAGGCAAAATTATGATGCTGCTGTGAGAGAGATTCCGGTCCAGTTTGACCCATTTTCATCTCTCCATACTTTCAGACAGAATCGGGCTACAGATAACAGATCAGCGTTCAGTGATTTTGATGGAGATATTCCGGAGGATTTTTGGGAACCAGTCATTCGGCAGGATAAAGAGGCTTCCAAAACGTCCAACACCTATAAAAAGTTGAAGAAAGACAGAAAACAGCTAGAGGAGACAAGCCCAGCTTTCCTTTACTTGTCTGATGATGAATCCTGTGATATCAATAATAGTGGTGTGTCCACAAAGAGCCGTCGTAAAAGTTTGTCCAGGTCCATTAAGAAAAGTCAGGACGCCAAGGCAGACGAATTCAGATCTTCTATACCAGGCACATGTGCTGGATCTTTGCAGGCtgtaacaaatataaaaaagccCAAAATTGGTGTTAGTCATACAGCAGATGAAGAATTAGAGAAAGCCTGTGATTACAAGTCAACACTTGAGACTGGTCAGAGTAAACCAGAGTGTATAGAAGTAGATTCATTAGAAGAAGCTGTTGATTATCAAGATCTGTGTGACTTCTTTGGGTGTGATGGAAGCACGACTCAACCTGAGACATCCACTAAAAGTTCTAGTTCTTCAAATATACTTCCAACTCCTAGCTATCCAGCTTATGATATCATCAGGACAATCCTGAAGAAAGAAAACAGATGTATAGACTATATTGAAGGCGATGGAAATTGTTTCTTCAGATCTCTTAGTAAAGTCATATATGAATCGGAGTCATGTCACAGCGAGCTCCGCCAAGCGGTGGTTGATTTATTGGAGAAGTTCCCAAGGGAATTTGAACAGTTCATTGATGGATCTGTGCATGAACATATTAAATCAATGCGAAAGCCTGGAACATGGGCCACGCAGACAGAAATATATGTAGCTGCGACCCTACTACAGCGAGATGTGTACGTCCTTTCTCCTGACCACACGGGTGAAGTTTACAGATGGCTTCTTTTCTCGCCAAGATTCTCGTACAAGGAGGCATCAGTGTATGATCGGTGCTATCTTACCCTGTGCCACACCAATGGCAATCATTACGACAGGATTGCGTCCGTTGACAAGAAATGTAACTGTGGTGTTCCTCCACCTCGAATGATGGGAATACAGGGGGCAGTGGATCTTACAGAGGAAgttgtttaa